From Scylla paramamosain isolate STU-SP2022 chromosome 16, ASM3559412v1, whole genome shotgun sequence, one genomic window encodes:
- the LOC135108112 gene encoding ketosamine-3-kinase-like isoform X1 — protein MPHLALDNPAGGAVLVMEYLNMQGLYQKSGQLGTQLARLHLHNLAARDEKVGGTVGKGSSSHVEQFGFSINTCCGYITQDNTWTDDWLVRFQCGKAALRLIYLFFLSYQKYCRHHNINRIFLTLPLPTA, from the exons ATGCCTCACCTGGCCTTGGACAACCCCGCAGGTGGAGCAGTGCTGGTAATGGAGTACCTCAACATGCAGGGACTTTATCAGAAGTCAGGCCAGCTTGGGACTCAGTTAGCCAG GCTACACCTCCACAATCTTGCagcaagagatgaaaaagtgGGAGGCACTGTGGGCAAAGGCTCTTCTAGTCATGTGGAACAGTTTGGATTTTCCATTAACACTTGCTGTGGTTACATTACCCAAGACAATACCTGGACTGATGACTGGCTGGTGAGATTCCAGTGTGGCAAGGCTGCATTGagactcatttatttattttttttatcttatcagaAATATTGTCGTCACCATAACATAAACAGAATTTTTTTAACTCTCCCTTTGCCAACAGCCTAA